A single Pirellulaceae bacterium DNA region contains:
- the rsmH gene encoding 16S rRNA (cytosine(1402)-N(4))-methyltransferase RsmH translates to MLETQHVPVLPEEIVALGQPAEGETWVDGTGGGGGHAQLLLNRIGSRGRLLILDRDPAATERLQCLFPLPTQVRQASYHQTSNVLSELRWPAADGILLDLGLSSDQLHDQQRGFSFQADGELDMRFDPSSGQPAWQWLASADEKSIADTIYQYGEERFSRRIASRIVQSRRLQPIRTADQLRELIYSCVPRGRPSRGGFKHGRVDPATRTFQALRIAVNQELQILQAALESLPNCLRSGGRLLIISFHSLEDRLVKQAFRQDHRLEIVTRKPVRASEAEVLQNPRSRSAKLRVARRLASEQASE, encoded by the coding sequence ATGCTCGAAACCCAGCATGTGCCGGTACTGCCTGAGGAAATCGTGGCGTTGGGCCAACCCGCCGAAGGAGAAACATGGGTGGATGGAACCGGTGGCGGGGGTGGCCATGCGCAATTGCTGCTGAACCGCATTGGTTCTCGAGGCAGATTGTTGATTCTGGATCGCGATCCTGCTGCGACCGAGCGATTGCAATGCTTATTTCCATTACCCACCCAAGTGCGTCAGGCATCATACCACCAGACCAGCAATGTACTTAGCGAACTACGTTGGCCCGCTGCCGACGGAATCTTGCTGGACTTGGGACTTAGTTCTGATCAACTGCATGACCAGCAGCGCGGATTTAGCTTTCAAGCCGACGGCGAATTAGACATGCGGTTTGACCCCAGCTCGGGACAGCCCGCTTGGCAATGGTTAGCAAGCGCTGACGAAAAGAGTATTGCCGACACCATTTATCAGTATGGCGAAGAACGCTTCAGCCGGCGCATCGCCAGTCGTATCGTGCAATCGCGGCGCCTGCAACCAATTCGCACTGCAGATCAATTGCGTGAGTTGATCTATTCGTGTGTTCCAAGAGGACGTCCAAGCCGCGGCGGATTCAAACATGGGCGAGTCGACCCGGCTACGCGCACTTTTCAAGCCTTGCGCATCGCCGTCAATCAAGAATTACAAATCCTGCAAGCCGCACTCGAGTCGTTGCCGAACTGCCTGCGCAGTGGCGGACGGCTGTTGATTATTAGCTTTCATTCGCTGGAAGACCGTCTGGTTAAACAGGCTTTTCGTCAGGACCATCGCCTGGAAATCGTGACTCGCAAACCCGTTCGTGCCAGCGAAGCCGAAGTATTGCAGAATCCGCGTTCGCGCAGTGCCAAACTGCGGGTCGCTCGTCGGCTTGCTTCGGAACAAGCCTCAGAGTAG
- a CDS encoding MoxR family ATPase — protein sequence MSLQVRAETSLSGDDVEAIDQLRTAYRRLVDELGRVIVGQRQTIEQLAICLFARRHALLMGVPGLAKTLLVSKLAETMSLKFSRIQFTPDLMPMDITGTDILQENEGGRREFQFVPGPVFAHIVLADEINRAPPKTQAAMLEAMQEHRVTVLGKAFALDDPFMVLATQNPVEQEGTYPLPEAQLDRFMSLIELDYPNEQEEIQIAKTTTGDALPELEHLMTAQQIIAYQHLVRRVPVPDHIYTYAARLVRRTRPGGETAPSWLKPLVAWGAGPRAVQNLILGAKARAALQGSYMVRVQDVQAVAPSVLTHRVITTFAAQAERVGSKDIIRRLIQETPDA from the coding sequence ATGAGTCTACAGGTGCGGGCGGAAACATCGTTGAGTGGAGATGACGTCGAGGCGATAGATCAGTTGCGAACGGCCTACCGTCGGCTGGTGGACGAGCTGGGGCGAGTCATCGTGGGGCAGCGCCAGACTATCGAGCAGCTGGCCATCTGCCTGTTCGCCCGGCGTCATGCGCTGCTGATGGGCGTACCAGGACTGGCCAAAACATTGCTGGTCAGCAAGTTGGCTGAAACCATGTCGCTGAAGTTCAGTCGCATTCAGTTCACGCCAGACTTGATGCCGATGGATATCACCGGCACCGATATCCTTCAGGAAAATGAGGGCGGGCGACGCGAATTTCAATTCGTCCCTGGGCCGGTGTTTGCGCACATCGTCTTGGCCGACGAAATCAACCGGGCGCCACCTAAGACGCAAGCCGCCATGTTGGAAGCCATGCAAGAGCATCGCGTTACCGTGCTGGGGAAAGCCTTTGCTCTGGATGACCCATTTATGGTTCTGGCGACACAGAATCCGGTTGAACAGGAAGGTACCTATCCGTTACCCGAAGCGCAACTGGATCGCTTCATGTCGTTAATCGAACTGGATTATCCCAACGAGCAAGAAGAGATTCAAATTGCCAAGACCACCACCGGTGATGCGCTGCCGGAACTGGAACATTTAATGACTGCGCAACAGATCATTGCCTATCAGCATCTGGTGCGTCGTGTGCCGGTGCCAGACCATATCTATACCTATGCCGCGCGGCTGGTCCGGCGCACTCGGCCTGGTGGCGAGACAGCTCCCTCGTGGTTGAAACCGCTGGTCGCTTGGGGGGCAGGCCCACGCGCCGTTCAAAATCTGATTTTGGGTGCCAAAGCCCGAGCGGCATTACAAGGCAGTTATATGGTTCGCGTACAGGATGTCCAAGCTGTAGCCCCGTCGGTGCTGACGCACAGAGTCATTACGACGTTTGCTGCGCAGGCCGAACGTGTCGGCTCGAAGGATATCATTCGCCGATTGATTCAAGAAACTCCAGACGCATAA
- a CDS encoding DUF58 domain-containing protein produces the protein MATERRTSRLVDPAKLSELGALPLLARQAMLGNVSGRHASPHRGASVEFAEYRRYVPGDDLRRLDWRAYGRSDRFYVKEFEADTNLRLMLVVDASGSMGVPCSAGTKLDYACRMSAALSYLAIQQGDAVGLACVSDSIVQQVPPRRNPAHWSTLLDHLEGAKARGETQLPRLLHELAETVRQRALVIIISDLFVQPAELRDCFEHLRFRKHDVVAFHLLDTDELRFNIQRPTRFVDPEGGAAMFADPVEIADRYLQAMSHYLNELKQATLETAVDYRRVEVDQPYQQAIRNFLIDRAHQRRSR, from the coding sequence ATGGCCACAGAACGCCGCACAAGCCGACTCGTCGATCCGGCCAAGTTGTCAGAACTGGGGGCTCTGCCGCTATTGGCTCGCCAAGCGATGTTGGGCAACGTCTCCGGACGGCATGCGAGTCCGCACCGCGGTGCCAGTGTCGAATTTGCCGAGTATCGGCGGTACGTTCCCGGCGACGACTTGCGACGATTGGACTGGCGAGCCTATGGGCGCTCCGATCGCTTCTACGTCAAGGAATTCGAAGCGGACACGAACTTACGCCTGATGTTGGTTGTCGATGCCAGCGGATCGATGGGCGTGCCTTGTTCGGCCGGAACCAAATTGGACTATGCTTGCCGGATGTCCGCTGCGCTCAGCTATTTAGCGATTCAGCAGGGCGATGCGGTGGGACTGGCCTGTGTGTCCGATTCCATTGTGCAGCAAGTGCCACCGCGGCGCAATCCGGCTCACTGGTCCACGCTGCTGGATCACTTGGAGGGCGCTAAAGCGCGCGGCGAAACCCAACTCCCCCGGTTGCTGCATGAACTGGCGGAGACCGTGCGGCAGCGGGCGTTAGTCATCATCATTTCGGACCTGTTCGTCCAGCCGGCCGAACTGCGTGACTGTTTCGAGCATCTGCGGTTTCGCAAGCACGATGTCGTGGCCTTTCATTTGTTGGACACCGATGAATTGCGCTTTAACATTCAGCGCCCCACACGTTTCGTGGATCCTGAAGGCGGCGCAGCCATGTTCGCCGACCCTGTCGAGATTGCTGATCGCTATCTGCAAGCGATGTCGCATTACCTGAACGAGCTGAAGCAGGCCACGTTGGAGACCGCAGTAGACTATCGCCGTGTAGAGGTCGATCAGCCGTATCAGCAGGCGATTCGCAATTTCCTGATCGATCGCGCGCATCAGCGGAGGTCGCGATGA
- a CDS encoding BatA domain-containing protein, protein MSFLQPWLLWALPLMVLPIVIHFINQWRYQTRLWAPMMFLLQANRLSSGFAKLRQWLILALRTLAIAALILAISRPLSSGFWSLLGGSRADTTLVLMDRSPSMQMQGSGSSESKLASAKRQMADALTTLGSAHWVAIDSASAQAQEYDSLAALMDAPVLTGNSAAANMTQMMYAVLEYLQRNKPGAAEIWIGTDLQSADWNADSGDWAWLRQSFASLPQSVRFRLLAYPDMQSENLSIRVTDARRQAETDSGGVSHNFLVLSVDVFRSGEGAPPARSVPVQLELSGVRSRLQVELSGSGGQLREYRIPLPAGVQSGWGRVELPADANPADNEFFFVFSQSAARRVVLVTDDPAAARPLQIAASISADGVSQTQLEQALPGSLSSSQLEDTALVVWHAALPDEVSAAMLDHYLSQGGQVVFFPPASLVHRTHDPSRAYRDVRWVEWIEHSQLPLAVTNWRGDQDLLAATQSGAGLPVGQLEIRGHATLDSQQEMTQLAALDGGHSLLARLPTSSGGVYFCTASPDVQLSSLAEEGIVLYVVIQRAIEQGQLAVRGLQMRSAGPPTNPAAPIVSDSKETSQAMVASEGDTNQPQSLAQIASKSVAWEQVVGPPALSTEFACHAGIYREGERLLAVNRPLAEDQYTTLPDDKLAALFEGLQMQRVDRQAGSSSSILREIWRLFLIAVVGALLFEAALCIPRRRPDPSGQPAAFPLRS, encoded by the coding sequence ATGAGCTTTCTGCAGCCTTGGCTGCTGTGGGCCTTGCCGCTTATGGTGCTGCCTATAGTGATTCATTTTATTAACCAGTGGCGGTACCAAACGCGATTATGGGCCCCGATGATGTTCTTGTTGCAAGCCAATCGGCTCAGCAGCGGGTTCGCAAAGCTGCGACAATGGTTGATTTTGGCTCTGCGGACACTGGCTATAGCCGCACTGATCCTAGCCATCAGCCGACCGCTATCGAGTGGCTTTTGGAGTTTGCTGGGCGGTAGCCGCGCAGACACGACGTTGGTGCTGATGGATCGTTCGCCCAGCATGCAAATGCAAGGTAGCGGTTCGAGCGAATCCAAGTTGGCATCGGCCAAGCGGCAGATGGCCGACGCGCTGACGACCTTGGGTTCAGCGCACTGGGTAGCCATCGACTCGGCTTCGGCTCAGGCACAAGAGTATGACAGCCTGGCGGCTCTGATGGATGCACCAGTACTGACCGGCAATAGTGCCGCGGCCAATATGACGCAGATGATGTATGCGGTGCTCGAATATCTGCAACGCAATAAGCCTGGAGCGGCTGAAATCTGGATTGGCACTGATCTGCAGTCGGCTGACTGGAATGCCGATAGTGGCGATTGGGCATGGCTGCGGCAAAGCTTTGCGTCGTTGCCGCAAAGCGTACGCTTCCGGTTGTTGGCCTACCCAGACATGCAGTCAGAAAATTTATCGATTCGCGTGACCGACGCGCGGCGCCAGGCGGAAACCGATAGCGGTGGAGTCAGTCACAATTTTCTCGTCCTATCGGTAGACGTATTTCGATCTGGTGAAGGGGCGCCGCCGGCGCGTTCGGTACCAGTGCAGTTGGAGCTGTCGGGGGTTCGCAGTCGATTGCAGGTCGAACTGAGCGGTTCCGGCGGACAGTTGCGAGAATACCGCATACCTCTGCCAGCCGGAGTGCAGTCGGGCTGGGGCCGAGTTGAACTGCCTGCCGATGCCAACCCCGCCGACAACGAATTCTTTTTTGTATTCAGCCAGTCGGCAGCGCGGCGAGTTGTGTTGGTGACGGATGACCCCGCTGCCGCTCGACCATTGCAGATTGCCGCCAGTATCTCCGCCGATGGTGTCAGCCAAACGCAATTGGAGCAGGCGCTGCCAGGGAGCTTGAGTTCTTCCCAGTTGGAAGACACAGCCCTAGTCGTGTGGCATGCAGCGTTACCCGATGAAGTTTCCGCAGCCATGCTTGACCATTATTTGTCGCAGGGTGGTCAAGTCGTTTTTTTCCCACCGGCATCGCTAGTCCATCGAACGCATGACCCGTCGCGTGCCTATCGCGACGTACGCTGGGTCGAGTGGATCGAGCATTCGCAATTGCCTCTGGCGGTAACCAACTGGCGCGGTGACCAAGACTTGCTGGCCGCTACGCAGAGCGGTGCCGGTCTGCCGGTCGGTCAACTAGAAATTCGCGGGCACGCGACTCTGGACAGCCAACAGGAGATGACTCAATTGGCTGCACTGGATGGTGGTCACAGTTTGTTGGCACGCTTGCCAACATCCAGCGGTGGAGTCTACTTCTGCACCGCTAGTCCAGATGTGCAATTGTCGTCGTTGGCGGAAGAAGGCATCGTGCTGTACGTGGTTATTCAGCGCGCCATTGAGCAAGGACAGCTGGCCGTGCGCGGATTACAAATGCGTTCGGCTGGTCCACCTACGAATCCGGCTGCACCAATTGTCTCCGATTCGAAGGAAACATCTCAGGCAATGGTTGCGTCTGAAGGAGATACCAATCAACCACAGTCGCTGGCGCAGATCGCATCAAAATCTGTTGCCTGGGAGCAAGTTGTTGGCCCACCCGCACTATCCACCGAGTTTGCGTGCCACGCTGGAATTTATCGCGAGGGTGAGCGTCTGTTGGCTGTAAATCGCCCGCTGGCTGAGGATCAGTATACCACGCTACCCGACGACAAGCTGGCGGCATTGTTCGAAGGATTGCAGATGCAGCGAGTCGACCGTCAGGCGGGTAGCTCCAGCAGCATTTTGCGCGAAATATGGAGGCTGTTCTTGATTGCTGTCGTGGGTGCTCTGCTGTTCGAGGCTGCTCTGTGCATCCCAAGACGCCGCCCCGATCCCAGCGGCCAGCCAGCAGCTTTCCCGCTGCGCAGCTAG
- a CDS encoding VWA domain-containing protein — MSSTSLSFQFTPLSLTVTVMALAAVCGLSWFAWLRSGRRPAIAGLELLRVGIVGLILVLLNQPETVQTFAPTELPCIAVLVDQSRSMQTRDVRMPGSSESLIQDRQSAAQPLLDDKGWETVSQRFNVIVSPFASDQERGLTNIHQALSQAQSDHPSLKAIVLISDGDWNDGPPPVEAATPLRAAQIPIFSVPLGSPSRLPDIDLVGFDVPTFGVVGKNVRVPITIESSLPRDHVVQVELKVSDGATIHQQVHIKAMGRTSEQILWKPETIGDYTLRLTIPEHPDEILSENNWREAPMAIREEKLKVLVIESVPRWEYRFLRNALSRDPGVDVHCLLFHPGLGKVGGGNQDYISSFPESLEQLAQYDVVFLGDVGVQEGQLTSQQAELLKGLVEQQASGLVFMPGIKGYQLSLVDSALEPLLPVVLDTSQPMGWGSREASQYALTELGRNSLLTKLADTADDNLQVWDALPGFQWYASVIRAKAGTDVLALHREASNQFGRIPLLVTRTFGAGKILFMGTDGAWRWRRGVEDRYHYRFWGQVVRWMAYQRNMAKGELMRLYYSPEQPQVRQTVALSANITSTGGEPLSQGTASARIVAPSGHTKVVQFSSSGDQWGAFAGQFTPSEPGTHQVVLSCQENDAELKAQIFVQGRSLEQIGRPVRLDVMEELARISRGKMIQDGRLAELLQAIESIADSPPAVRRVALWSHPWAAALLVTMLAALWIGRKVVGVI, encoded by the coding sequence ATGTCATCAACCAGTCTTAGCTTTCAGTTCACTCCGCTGTCGCTGACCGTCACGGTCATGGCGCTCGCGGCAGTGTGTGGATTGAGCTGGTTTGCCTGGTTGCGCAGCGGTCGGCGGCCGGCAATTGCCGGATTGGAGCTGCTGCGAGTCGGCATCGTCGGGCTGATCTTGGTGTTGCTTAATCAGCCAGAGACAGTCCAGACGTTTGCGCCTACGGAACTTCCCTGCATAGCAGTTCTGGTCGACCAATCGCGGAGCATGCAGACGCGCGATGTGCGCATGCCGGGTTCATCCGAGTCCCTGATACAAGATCGCCAGAGTGCGGCACAACCGCTGCTGGACGATAAGGGCTGGGAAACTGTCAGCCAGCGATTTAATGTCATCGTTTCTCCATTTGCAAGCGACCAAGAGCGTGGTTTAACCAACATTCACCAGGCTCTCAGCCAAGCGCAATCCGATCATCCATCATTGAAAGCGATTGTGCTGATTAGCGATGGAGATTGGAACGATGGTCCACCGCCTGTCGAGGCAGCCACCCCATTGCGGGCCGCACAAATTCCCATTTTCAGCGTACCGTTGGGCAGTCCCTCGCGATTGCCGGATATCGACTTGGTCGGCTTCGACGTCCCTACCTTTGGCGTTGTCGGCAAGAACGTGCGGGTGCCAATCACTATCGAAAGCTCCCTGCCGCGAGATCATGTGGTGCAGGTCGAGCTGAAGGTTTCCGATGGCGCGACGATCCATCAGCAGGTACACATCAAAGCCATGGGACGCACGTCGGAACAAATTCTTTGGAAGCCTGAAACGATCGGTGATTACACGCTGCGCCTGACAATTCCTGAGCATCCCGACGAAATTTTGTCAGAAAATAACTGGCGTGAAGCTCCGATGGCCATTCGCGAAGAGAAGCTCAAGGTGCTGGTCATCGAATCGGTGCCGCGCTGGGAGTACCGCTTTCTGCGCAACGCACTATCGCGTGATCCCGGTGTGGATGTTCACTGCCTTCTGTTCCACCCAGGGCTAGGCAAAGTGGGTGGTGGTAATCAGGACTACATTTCCAGCTTCCCCGAATCGCTCGAGCAACTCGCGCAATATGACGTCGTGTTTTTGGGTGATGTCGGCGTTCAGGAAGGACAGTTGACGAGCCAGCAGGCAGAGCTGCTCAAAGGATTAGTGGAACAACAGGCCAGCGGCTTGGTGTTTATGCCGGGCATCAAAGGCTATCAGCTCAGTTTGGTGGACTCCGCCTTGGAACCGCTGTTGCCGGTGGTGCTGGATACATCCCAGCCAATGGGTTGGGGTTCAAGAGAGGCCAGTCAATACGCGCTGACGGAACTAGGACGCAACAGCTTGCTCACCAAGTTGGCCGACACGGCCGACGACAATCTGCAAGTCTGGGATGCGCTGCCTGGGTTTCAGTGGTACGCCTCCGTGATACGCGCCAAGGCTGGGACTGATGTGTTGGCTTTGCACCGTGAGGCGTCCAATCAGTTTGGTCGTATTCCGCTGCTGGTAACACGCACGTTCGGCGCGGGAAAGATTCTATTCATGGGAACAGACGGGGCCTGGCGTTGGCGTCGTGGCGTGGAAGACCGTTACCACTATCGCTTTTGGGGACAAGTAGTTCGCTGGATGGCCTACCAACGGAATATGGCCAAGGGCGAACTGATGCGTTTGTATTACTCGCCTGAACAACCACAAGTCCGCCAGACGGTGGCTCTGAGCGCCAACATCACGAGCACCGGCGGCGAACCGCTCAGCCAAGGCACTGCGTCGGCACGCATCGTAGCGCCCTCGGGGCACACTAAAGTAGTCCAGTTTTCCAGCAGCGGCGATCAGTGGGGAGCCTTTGCTGGCCAGTTCACCCCGTCCGAGCCGGGGACACACCAGGTTGTACTGAGTTGTCAGGAGAATGATGCAGAATTAAAAGCACAAATCTTCGTACAAGGCCGCAGTTTGGAGCAAATCGGTCGTCCAGTCCGGCTGGACGTAATGGAAGAACTGGCTCGAATCAGTCGAGGTAAAATGATTCAGGATGGGCGGCTGGCCGAGTTGTTGCAGGCCATCGAGTCAATTGCCGATTCCCCACCGGCGGTACGCCGCGTGGCGCTGTGGAGCCATCCGTGGGCTGCAGCGCTGCTGGTGACGATGCTTGCCGCCTTGTGGATTGGACGTAAAGTGGTGGGTGTGATTTGA
- a CDS encoding aminotransferase class I/II-fold pyridoxal phosphate-dependent enzyme yields MKPTDHQSLSERLQPSDNVPQTSAATSAPQTPVSNVCTGQGISTLCVHAGEQRRKACDAITDSIVTASTYVFDNSQDIIDFIEQQQPREEYGRYGNPNEKVVERKLAALEGGETAIVYSSGMSALVGLLMAKLSAGDEIVFFDQCYHRSREFCYKHLARFGVVTHQVPTGDFAAMQAAISPRTRLLVSESPTNPHLTCIDLERFVELGKAHQVETLIDATLATPYNQRPLEFGVDYVLHSATKYLGGHNDLLAGALIGSVEKLANVRELRGVMGGVCSPHNLYLLQRGLKTFELRMQRHNENGQAVAEFLAAHPRVERVYYPGLPSHPSHAVAARTMHGFGGLITFLVKDADWRQTANVVDRVQIPRIAPSLGGVESLIEQPLLMSYYQQTPETRQKFGIPDNMIRLSCGIENAGDLIDDLRQALQS; encoded by the coding sequence ATGAAACCAACCGATCACCAATCGCTGTCCGAGAGACTTCAGCCTTCCGACAACGTCCCGCAGACCTCAGCGGCAACTTCGGCTCCGCAAACGCCGGTCAGTAATGTTTGCACGGGCCAAGGAATATCAACGCTGTGCGTGCATGCTGGTGAACAACGGCGCAAGGCTTGCGACGCGATCACCGATTCGATCGTGACCGCATCGACCTATGTGTTCGACAATTCTCAAGACATCATCGACTTCATCGAGCAACAGCAGCCGCGCGAAGAGTATGGTCGCTACGGTAACCCCAACGAAAAGGTGGTCGAGCGGAAGTTGGCGGCACTGGAAGGTGGTGAAACGGCGATTGTCTACTCCAGTGGCATGTCGGCTCTGGTCGGTCTGTTGATGGCCAAGCTGAGCGCGGGTGACGAGATCGTGTTCTTCGATCAATGTTATCATCGCAGCCGCGAGTTCTGTTATAAGCATCTGGCCCGATTTGGCGTGGTAACGCATCAAGTTCCCACTGGCGATTTTGCTGCCATGCAAGCGGCAATCTCGCCGCGCACTCGGCTGCTGGTCAGCGAATCACCAACCAATCCACATTTGACCTGCATCGACTTGGAGAGATTTGTCGAACTGGGTAAGGCACATCAAGTCGAAACGCTGATCGATGCTACCCTGGCCACGCCCTACAACCAGCGACCATTGGAGTTTGGTGTTGACTATGTATTGCATTCCGCCACCAAGTATTTGGGCGGGCACAACGATTTGTTGGCAGGTGCTTTGATCGGTTCAGTGGAGAAATTGGCTAACGTACGCGAGCTGCGTGGTGTGATGGGCGGTGTTTGTTCCCCGCACAACCTGTATTTGCTACAGCGTGGCCTGAAGACGTTTGAATTGCGCATGCAGCGTCACAACGAAAACGGTCAAGCGGTGGCCGAGTTCTTGGCAGCGCACCCGCGAGTCGAGCGAGTTTACTATCCTGGCTTGCCCTCACATCCCTCGCACGCTGTGGCCGCGCGAACCATGCACGGGTTTGGAGGCTTGATTACGTTTTTAGTCAAAGACGCTGATTGGCGGCAGACGGCAAATGTCGTCGATCGCGTGCAGATTCCAAGAATCGCCCCTAGCTTGGGCGGCGTGGAATCGTTGATCGAACAGCCCTTATTGATGAGCTACTACCAGCAGACTCCCGAGACTCGGCAGAAATTCGGCATTCCCGACAATATGATTCGACTGTCCTGCGGAATTGAAAACGCCGGTGACTTAATCGACGACTTGCGACAGGCGCTGCAGTCATGA
- a CDS encoding PLP-dependent transferase: MNGGPWKFRTRAIHDGNRPDPSTGAVIPPIHLATTFVQPGAGQWGKFDYSRSGNPTRSAVEQTLASLEGGCRALAFSSGMAATHCAMMLLKAGDHVVAGQDIYGGSYRLLHRICNASGITVQLVDLQSPENLEAAIRPQTRMLWLESIGNPRLTIPDLPLLTELAHRRGLLVAVDNTFATPVLLRPLELGVDIVMHSATKYLGGHSDCLAGALMVRDQELGERLYFIQNATGAVLAPLESFLLSRGLKTLELRVREQSRSALKIAQFLQTHPRVRSVLYPGLSSHPDYQRACTLLDGAGGAMITFEANAGYEETQRIVKATQLFHLAVSLGAVESLIEQPASMSHASYDSAARQRAGITDGLIRLSIGLEDPDDLMADLDQALSPR, translated from the coding sequence ATGAATGGTGGTCCATGGAAATTCCGCACGCGAGCCATTCACGACGGTAATCGTCCAGACCCTAGTACGGGCGCGGTGATTCCGCCGATACATCTAGCAACGACCTTTGTTCAGCCGGGAGCTGGCCAGTGGGGCAAGTTCGACTATTCGCGGTCCGGCAATCCGACGCGCAGTGCCGTCGAACAAACACTCGCATCGCTCGAAGGTGGCTGTCGCGCTCTGGCCTTTTCTTCCGGTATGGCGGCTACTCACTGCGCGATGATGCTGCTGAAGGCAGGCGATCATGTGGTGGCCGGACAGGATATCTATGGTGGCAGCTACCGCCTGCTGCATCGCATTTGCAACGCGTCGGGAATCACCGTTCAGTTAGTCGACTTGCAATCCCCAGAAAACTTAGAAGCTGCCATTCGGCCTCAAACCCGGATGCTGTGGCTGGAGAGTATCGGCAATCCACGGTTGACGATTCCTGACTTGCCACTACTGACTGAGCTGGCCCATCGTCGTGGACTGTTGGTGGCCGTCGACAATACGTTTGCAACTCCAGTGCTGCTGCGCCCATTGGAACTGGGGGTAGACATCGTGATGCACTCGGCCACTAAGTACCTGGGAGGGCACAGCGATTGTTTGGCCGGAGCGCTTATGGTCCGCGATCAGGAACTTGGCGAGCGGCTGTATTTCATTCAAAACGCGACGGGCGCAGTGTTGGCACCGCTGGAAAGCTTTCTGCTCAGTCGCGGACTCAAGACGCTGGAGTTGCGAGTGCGCGAGCAATCGCGGTCGGCCTTGAAGATTGCCCAGTTCTTGCAAACGCATCCCCGCGTTCGCAGCGTGCTATATCCGGGACTGTCATCGCATCCCGATTATCAGCGAGCCTGTACATTACTGGATGGAGCCGGTGGCGCCATGATTACCTTTGAAGCCAATGCCGGGTATGAAGAGACGCAGCGGATCGTCAAGGCCACTCAGCTTTTTCATTTAGCCGTCAGCCTCGGAGCAGTTGAATCACTGATCGAGCAGCCAGCCTCGATGTCTCACGCCAGCTATGACTCTGCGGCTCGCCAGCGCGCCGGCATCACCGATGGGCTCATACGCCTCTCGATAGGCTTAGAGGATCCTGACGACTTGATGGCTGACTTAGATCAAGCCCTTTCGCCGCGCTGA
- a CDS encoding PEP-CTERM sorting domain-containing protein (PEP-CTERM proteins occur, often in large numbers, in the proteomes of bacteria that also encode an exosortase, a predicted intramembrane cysteine proteinase. The presence of a PEP-CTERM domain at a protein's C-terminus predicts cleavage within the sorting domain, followed by covalent anchoring to some some component of the (usually Gram-negative) cell surface. Many PEP-CTERM proteins exhibit an unusual sequence composition that includes large numbers of potential glycosylation sites. Expression of one such protein has been shown restore the ability of a bacterium to form floc, a type of biofilm.), with protein MRRLSLFCLTMVVGFGVCGRASAALVTIANWTFETSAPTTAGPHVAEGGLQAGVAPAIGFHTSGSTVYSTPVGNGSARSFSSNTWTTIGDYYRFQVDLTGYQNAVVSWDQTRSGTGPAAFELQYSTNGTTFTTLNSYTVLANTAPPAPGVWNGTTAYSYYSFGPISLTSAVDNEATVYVRMRSTVTAATAGTNRVDNILIQAEQIPEPSTLSMLGLAVTAVSMIRSRRK; from the coding sequence ATGAGAAGATTAAGTTTATTCTGCCTTACAATGGTGGTTGGGTTCGGCGTCTGCGGTCGAGCGAGCGCTGCGCTGGTAACCATTGCCAATTGGACTTTTGAAACATCGGCTCCGACTACTGCGGGACCGCATGTTGCTGAGGGAGGCTTGCAGGCTGGAGTCGCTCCAGCGATTGGGTTTCACACATCTGGTTCAACGGTTTACAGCACTCCAGTAGGCAATGGGTCGGCCCGGTCATTTAGTTCGAACACTTGGACAACGATTGGAGACTACTATCGTTTTCAGGTGGATCTAACTGGTTACCAAAATGCGGTAGTGAGCTGGGATCAGACTCGTAGCGGTACTGGGCCTGCGGCTTTCGAATTGCAGTACAGTACCAACGGAACGACATTTACCACGCTCAATTCCTACACGGTTCTGGCCAATACTGCGCCACCGGCACCCGGTGTCTGGAATGGAACCACGGCCTATTCGTACTACTCATTCGGTCCAATCAGCCTGACGTCTGCCGTCGACAATGAAGCCACGGTCTATGTGAGGATGCGATCGACTGTGACAGCAGCCACTGCCGGAACAAATCGCGTCGACAATATACTGATCCAGGCAGAACAGATTCCAGAACCCAGCACGCTGAGCATGTTGGGATTGGCTGTGACTGCAGTCAGCATGATTCGTAGCCGACGGAAATAA